The Saprospiraceae bacterium genome includes a window with the following:
- a CDS encoding CPBP family intramembrane metalloprotease, which yields MSSITYQNMFLELSKKGNNSVGLYVAGILIVMFFYFLGQLPMGLVQYYKISTDSSIGTDALAQFEKTMDFGIFGLHKNTGLFLLILIFVFALFGLLIVLKMHKKKLKDLITPHKSINLNKILFGFGFWFLLSIGFEFFMYIIAPDNYIFRFHPGSFIVLLIICLTLLPIQTSFEELFFRGYLIQGIAFFSKNKWLPLLVTSILFGLIHGMNPEVEKFGFWTMQMYYITAGLFLGIITLLDDSLELALGVHAATNFYGATMVTYEGSVLQTDTLAATKVIDPLAMLGIFLVAAVIFVYVCSKKYNWPSLKSLLNPLEESESDELKMTTVTYNDETI from the coding sequence TTGAGTTCAATAACTTATCAAAATATGTTTCTGGAACTTTCAAAAAAAGGAAATAACAGCGTCGGGCTTTATGTAGCGGGGATTCTGATAGTGATGTTTTTTTATTTTCTCGGCCAATTGCCGATGGGACTGGTGCAATATTATAAAATATCTACAGACAGCAGTATCGGAACAGATGCTTTGGCACAATTTGAGAAGACAATGGATTTTGGGATATTTGGTCTCCATAAAAATACCGGATTGTTTTTACTGATTCTTATTTTTGTATTTGCATTATTCGGATTATTGATTGTTCTGAAAATGCATAAAAAGAAATTAAAAGATCTCATTACCCCACACAAAAGTATTAATCTGAATAAAATTCTATTTGGATTTGGCTTCTGGTTTTTGTTATCAATTGGTTTTGAATTTTTCATGTATATTATTGCACCTGACAATTATATTTTCCGCTTTCACCCGGGTAGTTTCATAGTATTGCTGATAATTTGTTTGACACTTTTACCCATACAAACCAGTTTTGAGGAGTTGTTTTTCAGAGGATATCTGATCCAGGGAATTGCATTTTTTAGTAAAAACAAATGGCTGCCCTTATTAGTCACATCTATCCTTTTTGGGCTGATACACGGCATGAATCCGGAAGTTGAAAAATTCGGTTTCTGGACGATGCAGATGTATTACATCACAGCAGGCTTGTTTCTGGGTATCATCACCTTATTGGACGACAGTCTGGAATTGGCTTTGGGTGTACATGCGGCAACCAATTTTTATGGAGCAACTATGGTTACTTATGAAGGCAGTGTCCTTCAGACAGATACACTTGCCGCTACTAAAGTGATCGACCCATTAGCTATGTTGGGTATTTTTCTGGTTGCAGCGGTAATTTTCGTTTATGTATGCTCCAAAAAATACAATTGGCCATCACTGAAAAGTCTTTTAAACCCACTGGAGGAATCAGAGTCTGACGAACTAAAAATGACAACCGTCACTTACAATGATGAAACCATTTGA
- a CDS encoding GNAT family N-acetyltransferase: MNVFNQILPATIEDAIPITALFKSATDYMIRQNIRQWNYTYPLLSHVSQDIDDGNIFVLKSDGQIKATISLDAKQDNQYQNIRWKIKANKVLVIHRLAVHPDFMGMGLGKQMCQFAEKFGIKNGYEVIRLDAFSRNPQSLALYSNLGYGVAGGYCYFHKNPTPFYCFEKKLKF, encoded by the coding sequence ATGAACGTATTCAACCAAATCCTACCAGCAACAATCGAAGATGCCATACCGATTACGGCACTTTTTAAATCTGCTACAGATTATATGATTCGACAGAATATCAGACAATGGAATTACACTTATCCTTTATTATCTCATGTGTCTCAGGATATTGATGATGGTAATATTTTTGTACTTAAATCAGATGGACAAATAAAAGCGACCATCAGTCTTGATGCAAAACAGGATAATCAATATCAGAATATAAGATGGAAAATAAAAGCAAATAAAGTGCTTGTCATACACCGACTGGCAGTGCATCCTGACTTTATGGGAATGGGATTAGGTAAACAAATGTGTCAGTTTGCCGAAAAATTTGGTATTAAAAATGGGTACGAAGTGATCAGATTGGATGCTTTCAGCAGAAATCCCCAGTCATTGGCTTTGTACAGTAACTTGGGATATGGAGTGGCAGGTGGATATTGTTATTTTCATAAAAATCCGACCCCGTTTTATTGTTTTGAAAAAAAATTGAAATTTTGA
- a CDS encoding M1 family metallopeptidase: MFCKKMILTLFVSLSLISVHGQTDRWQQKVHYEMEIDFDIKKNQFEGKQRLEFTNNSPDTLDKVFYHLYYNAFQPGSSMDVRSRNIIDPDPRVGDRISKLKRSEQGFQEIKSLKMNGKDVQYKTEGTILEVRLNTPILPHKTVVLEMAFLAQVPMQIRRTGRFNKEGIEYSMAQWYPKLCNYDYQGWHANPYVGREFYGIWGDFDVKINMPSEYIVAATGVLKNKDEIGHGYSIKDPKTQPKKLTWHFKADDVHDFVWAADPDYRHETYKAKDGTLLRFFYQPGEKTTENWQLIPPIMDEALQYLNKHYGKYPYPEYAFIQGGDGGMEYPMATLITGERPLMSLVGVCVHEIVHSWFQGVLATNESLYHWMDEGFTNFAENEVMNHLKRMKLVPGEAVDNPHLKTVNEFSKFTLQGFEEPLITHADHFLTNTAYGIASYKKGEVFLEQLRYIIGKDAFDKGMLRYFNEWKFKHPNTNDFIRVMEKESGLELDWFKEYFVHTTHTIDYSVHSISGKTILFKKNGIMPMPLDVVVTDTNGRIHRYYIPLDIMRGEKKGDIYFDDFEIKADWQWTNNDYRMTVSILGTEIQSIEIDPSGRMADTDRSNNFWPRLELPMQLDK; encoded by the coding sequence ATGTTTTGCAAAAAAATGATACTTACATTATTCGTAAGTCTAAGTTTAATTTCGGTTCATGGTCAGACAGACAGATGGCAGCAGAAAGTACACTATGAAATGGAAATTGATTTTGATATCAAAAAAAATCAGTTTGAAGGAAAGCAACGTCTTGAGTTTACAAATAATTCTCCGGACACATTAGATAAAGTCTTTTATCACCTGTACTATAACGCTTTTCAACCCGGCAGCAGCATGGATGTGCGATCCAGAAATATCATTGATCCTGACCCCAGAGTCGGAGACAGAATCAGCAAACTTAAAAGATCAGAGCAGGGATTTCAGGAAATTAAGTCCCTAAAAATGAATGGAAAAGATGTACAATACAAAACCGAAGGCACAATTCTGGAAGTCCGTTTGAATACACCCATTCTTCCCCATAAAACCGTTGTTCTTGAAATGGCTTTTTTGGCGCAGGTGCCTATGCAGATAAGAAGAACCGGAAGATTTAATAAAGAAGGTATCGAATACAGTATGGCTCAATGGTATCCCAAATTGTGTAATTATGACTACCAGGGATGGCACGCCAATCCCTATGTCGGAAGAGAGTTTTATGGCATCTGGGGTGATTTTGATGTAAAAATAAATATGCCTTCAGAATATATCGTCGCCGCCACCGGTGTCTTAAAAAACAAAGATGAAATAGGTCATGGATACAGCATAAAAGATCCCAAAACCCAGCCCAAAAAACTAACCTGGCATTTTAAAGCTGACGATGTTCATGATTTTGTGTGGGCAGCAGATCCTGATTACAGACACGAAACTTATAAAGCGAAAGATGGTACTTTACTGCGCTTTTTCTATCAACCCGGAGAAAAAACAACTGAAAACTGGCAACTGATACCACCTATAATGGACGAAGCACTCCAATACTTAAATAAACATTACGGAAAATATCCTTATCCGGAATATGCTTTTATTCAGGGAGGAGACGGAGGCATGGAATACCCCATGGCAACATTGATTACAGGTGAAAGACCATTGATGAGTCTGGTCGGTGTATGTGTCCATGAAATTGTTCACAGTTGGTTTCAGGGAGTTCTGGCAACCAATGAATCCCTGTATCACTGGATGGATGAAGGATTTACAAATTTTGCAGAAAATGAAGTGATGAATCATTTGAAACGAATGAAATTAGTTCCGGGAGAAGCGGTGGATAACCCTCACTTAAAGACTGTAAATGAATTCAGTAAATTTACTTTACAAGGATTTGAAGAGCCCCTTATCACACATGCAGACCATTTCTTAACCAATACTGCATATGGTATCGCATCTTACAAAAAAGGCGAAGTATTTCTGGAACAATTGAGATACATTATTGGGAAAGATGCTTTTGATAAGGGTATGTTAAGGTATTTTAATGAATGGAAATTTAAACATCCCAATACAAATGACTTTATTCGTGTCATGGAAAAAGAATCCGGTCTGGAACTCGATTGGTTTAAGGAATACTTTGTACACACTACTCATACGATCGATTATTCAGTCCACAGTATATCAGGTAAGACTATTTTATTTAAAAAGAACGGAATCATGCCTATGCCGTTGGATGTTGTTGTCACGGATACCAATGGACGGATTCACAGGTATTACATCCCATTGGATATTATGCGAGGTGAGAAAAAGGGAGATATTTATTTTGATGATTTTGAAATCAAAGCCGACTGGCAGTGGACCAATAATGATTATCGGATGACAGTCAGCATATTAGGGACGGAGATCCAAAGTATTGAAATTGATCCTTCAGGAAGAATGGCTGATACAGACAGATCCAATAATTTCTGGCCAAGACTGGAATTACCTATGCAATTGGATAAGTGA
- a CDS encoding IS4 family transposase, whose translation MCIKIRNTWIIKDWLHVSETSDWKKGAVIANRLTETFDKSIHKFSLSRAECVATYRFLDNPRVSEDVLINRMMLQTQAATKGKRVICLGDTTEWNLMKHKRRINLKSSKIGVISDNRTYGFLSHNILGIDRDSLDPHGWLSVDVFNRDIDNEAFTRDNHSVPIEEKESYKWLSTSIKAKEVSLKSCDHALFVTDRESDIYEYMCTIPDEKTDILFRASQNRRAINGTGELVKVFDDIAKRDKIGEVNIKIQDNKKREDRTAVLEVRSLRYKIQRPEKKRLREKYPRNVELTMLHAREQNPPAWESPVEWYLWTTEQVRGIEDCKEKLEIYKQRWKVEEAHRLLKKKDLIWRLVN comes from the coding sequence TTGTGTATCAAAATAAGGAACACATGGATAATCAAGGACTGGTTGCATGTTTCGGAGACAAGCGACTGGAAAAAGGGGGCTGTCATAGCCAATCGGTTGACGGAGACATTTGATAAATCTATTCACAAGTTTTCGCTATCACGTGCCGAGTGCGTTGCAACCTATAGATTTTTAGACAATCCCAGAGTAAGTGAGGATGTTTTAATAAATCGAATGATGTTACAAACTCAGGCTGCAACAAAAGGAAAGCGAGTAATATGTTTAGGTGATACCACCGAGTGGAATTTAATGAAACATAAAAGGCGGATAAACCTAAAGAGTAGTAAAATAGGAGTAATTTCAGACAATCGAACTTATGGTTTTCTTAGTCATAATATATTAGGAATTGACAGGGATAGTCTAGATCCACATGGGTGGTTAAGTGTTGATGTATTTAATAGAGATATTGATAATGAAGCCTTTACGCGAGATAATCATTCGGTGCCTATAGAAGAAAAGGAGTCTTATAAATGGTTAAGTACTTCCATAAAAGCAAAGGAAGTATCATTAAAATCATGTGATCACGCTCTTTTTGTAACAGATAGGGAGTCAGATATTTATGAGTACATGTGTACGATCCCGGATGAAAAAACAGATATATTATTTAGAGCAAGCCAAAACAGAAGAGCAATAAATGGAACAGGAGAGCTAGTAAAAGTATTTGATGATATCGCAAAGAGAGATAAAATAGGGGAAGTAAATATAAAGATACAAGATAATAAAAAGAGAGAGGACAGGACAGCTGTATTGGAAGTAAGAAGTTTAAGATACAAAATACAAAGGCCGGAAAAAAAGCGGCTGAGAGAGAAATATCCTAGAAATGTAGAACTAACAATGCTACATGCAAGAGAACAAAACCCACCCGCTTGGGAAAGTCCGGTGGAATGGTATTTATGGACAACGGAACAAGTAAGGGGAATAGAAGATTGTAAAGAGAAGTTGGAGATATATAAACAAAGGTGGAAAGTGGAGGAGGCACACAGATTATTAAAAAAGAAGGATTTAATTTGGAGGCTAGTGAATTAG
- a CDS encoding phosphoenolpyruvate carboxylase — MSAQITKNVSVFHNEIALKFQLYNSLFLSLPFTKVEKTGILLSMFLAHCEEGFYQGHEVPEILSDFFDKQTTFTNDAEKADLLFRFIQYIERQIVLFDALEDSAYSKVNDMYGQGTLKQLEEQIKSHSFTEEDFRKLDGFAVRLVLTAHPTQFYPGSVLGIINDLSSALKSNDTETVNLLLQQLGKTAFLNKEKPTPFDEAMSLIWYLENVFYQCIGNLLRDYHDIIPFSDPGQKPFIRMGFWPGGDRDGNPFVRAETTWNVSTALHTSLFKCYYRDIRMLRRRLTFKGVDPIISQLESKIYKIAYYDSNAQSITQKELTDQLQEIIKILQTDHDGLFISEVENLIHKIAFFGLHFAFLDIRQENEVHIRLIDQLREKDKATDLDYINFSEDKKLQYLKTLQVNPDVETLEDPILKDTIDTIRIIKKIQESYGESACNRYIISQCTSVSNIMEVFTLFRICGWNPEEITVDIVPLFETVDDLIRASEIMTQLYELDDYKAHLQKRNNKQTIMLGFSDGTKDGGYLMANWMIYKAKKALSQLSEKYGIDVLFFDGRGGPPARGGGKTHKFYASLDKEISSREIQLTIQGQTISSNFGIIDSARFNIEQLIHAGISNNIFSDRKSGFSEGEEQLITRLAEISLESYKNLKNHPDFMDYMTGITPLKYFGMTNIGSRPAKRGHTDKLTLKDLRAIPFVASWNMIKQNVPGFYGLGTALEQLEKEGRFEELQQIYQKSLFFRTLMDNSEMTLFKSFFPLTAHVKNDPVLGPVRKMIESEYQRSVHMITKLGNHSQLMQEYPIEQMSIQLRERIVLPLVTIQQFALDRLRNLNESDNPDIIRTYEKMVIRCSFGIINAGRNSA, encoded by the coding sequence ATGTCTGCACAGATAACCAAAAATGTAAGCGTTTTTCACAACGAAATTGCATTAAAATTCCAGTTGTATAATAGTTTGTTTCTATCATTGCCCTTCACTAAAGTGGAAAAGACCGGAATTTTATTATCCATGTTTTTGGCCCATTGTGAAGAAGGTTTTTATCAAGGACACGAAGTACCGGAGATATTATCTGATTTTTTTGACAAGCAAACTACTTTCACAAATGATGCAGAAAAAGCCGACCTTTTATTTCGTTTTATTCAGTATATAGAAAGGCAGATCGTATTATTTGATGCGCTTGAAGACTCTGCCTACTCAAAAGTAAATGATATGTATGGTCAGGGTACTTTAAAACAACTCGAAGAACAGATCAAAAGTCACAGTTTTACAGAAGAAGATTTCCGCAAATTAGATGGCTTTGCTGTTCGTTTGGTACTGACAGCACATCCTACCCAATTTTATCCGGGTTCTGTATTAGGAATTATCAATGATCTTAGCAGTGCTTTAAAATCCAATGACACCGAGACAGTCAATCTTTTATTACAACAATTAGGTAAAACAGCATTTCTGAATAAAGAAAAACCGACACCCTTTGATGAAGCAATGTCGCTTATCTGGTATCTGGAAAATGTATTTTACCAATGTATAGGAAATTTACTTCGTGATTATCATGATATCATTCCATTTTCTGATCCGGGACAAAAGCCTTTCATTCGTATGGGATTCTGGCCTGGAGGAGACAGAGACGGCAATCCTTTTGTTCGGGCTGAAACAACCTGGAATGTTTCGACAGCACTACATACTTCTCTGTTTAAATGTTACTACAGAGATATCAGAATGCTCAGAAGACGGTTGACTTTTAAAGGTGTAGATCCGATTATCAGTCAACTGGAGTCCAAAATCTACAAAATAGCATATTATGATTCAAATGCTCAATCCATCACCCAAAAAGAATTAACGGACCAACTACAGGAAATCATTAAAATCCTGCAAACTGATCACGATGGACTATTTATTTCCGAAGTAGAAAACCTGATTCACAAAATTGCATTTTTCGGGTTACATTTCGCTTTTCTGGATATTCGTCAGGAGAATGAAGTTCATATACGATTGATCGACCAGTTGAGAGAAAAGGATAAGGCAACAGATTTAGATTATATAAACTTTTCGGAAGATAAAAAGCTGCAATATCTTAAAACGCTGCAAGTGAATCCGGATGTTGAAACTCTTGAAGATCCCATTCTCAAAGATACCATTGATACGATCAGAATAATCAAAAAAATTCAGGAATCATATGGTGAATCAGCCTGCAATAGATATATCATCAGTCAGTGTACTTCCGTTTCAAATATCATGGAAGTATTTACCCTGTTCAGGATTTGCGGCTGGAATCCGGAAGAAATTACAGTAGATATTGTACCCCTTTTCGAAACAGTAGATGACCTCATCAGAGCTTCAGAAATCATGACACAATTGTATGAATTGGATGATTATAAAGCACATTTGCAAAAGAGAAACAATAAACAAACTATCATGCTGGGCTTTTCAGATGGCACAAAAGACGGCGGCTATCTGATGGCAAACTGGATGATTTATAAGGCAAAAAAGGCTTTGAGTCAGTTATCAGAGAAATACGGAATCGATGTATTATTTTTTGATGGCAGAGGCGGACCACCGGCACGAGGCGGCGGAAAAACACATAAATTTTATGCATCGCTGGACAAAGAAATATCCAGCAGAGAAATCCAGTTGACCATTCAGGGGCAGACGATCAGCTCCAATTTTGGTATCATTGATTCAGCACGATTTAATATTGAACAGCTTATCCATGCCGGGATATCCAACAATATTTTTTCTGACCGGAAGTCAGGATTTAGCGAAGGCGAAGAGCAACTGATCACCAGGCTCGCAGAAATAAGTCTGGAATCTTACAAAAATCTCAAAAATCATCCGGACTTTATGGATTACATGACAGGTATCACTCCGCTGAAATATTTTGGCATGACCAATATCGGAAGCCGTCCGGCTAAAAGAGGGCATACGGATAAGCTCACCTTAAAAGATTTAAGAGCGATACCCTTTGTAGCCTCGTGGAATATGATCAAACAAAATGTACCGGGATTTTATGGCTTAGGCACCGCTTTGGAACAATTGGAAAAAGAAGGAAGATTTGAAGAGCTGCAACAGATTTATCAGAAATCCCTATTTTTCAGAACACTGATGGATAATAGCGAAATGACCCTATTCAAATCATTTTTTCCGCTTACAGCACATGTAAAAAATGACCCTGTCTTAGGTCCGGTCAGAAAAATGATAGAAAGTGAATACCAAAGAAGTGTCCATATGATCACTAAACTGGGAAATCATAGCCAACTGATGCAGGAATATCCGATTGAACAAATGTCTATCCAACTCCGAGAAAGAATTGTCCTTCCATTAGTTACAATTCAGCAGTTTGCATTGGACCGACTCAGAAATCTGAACGAATCAGATAATCCCGATATCATCCGAACTTATGAAAAAATGGTCATCAGATGCTCATTTGGGATAATAAATGCGGGTCGAAATTCAGCATAA